The genomic DNA AATAGGAATAGTAATAAGATTAGTTTTTAAAAAATTATAGTATAAAATTAAAATAGTTTTTTCACTAAGTAGTGGTTGATCAGCAGTAAAAAAAGTAATGCCTTTACCATTACTATTTTTTATTCCTAATTTTATACTTTCACTTTGTCCTAAATGAGCAGTTAAATTATCTAAATATTTAAAATTATATTTTTTACTTAAACTTTTTATCCACTCCTCTCTTCCACAAACTAAAACTTCATTAAAGGGTATAGCTGAGAGTTTTTTTAAACAATTTTCTAAAAGAGAAATATTGTTATACTCTAATTTTAATTTATTAAATCCCATTCTTTTTGAAAAACCTGATGCCATAATCACAGCATCAACTTTTTGGTAGGGATAAAACTCACTATTTTTTATACTTCCTAAAATAATATTAGGAAAATCTTTCTCTTTTAAAATTTTACTGATTGTTTTAAGAGAATTATCTAACTTGTCTAATTGATTTTCCCCATCTATTCCATTAAAAAAAATAAATTTTTCAGCATAAGAGGGAGTATCTTTAAAATAATCAGCTGATAAAATATACCTACTTAGAAAATCAACATCAATTTTTTTATTAATAAAATCTAATAAAGTTTCTGGTACAAGATTAAATCTATGTACATTGCTTTCACTAAAATATTGATTGAAAATTTCACAGTTAATTACTCCGATAACTTTAGTAACAAAGTTAGGGATACAAGGTTCAGTATCATTCCAAAATTTAAGTGACTTTTCTTTAGCTCCATCAGCTTCAATAAGAATATAATCAAATCTGTCTTTTAATTTTTCAATCTCCTCATAAGAGAGAGAGGTTATCTTTTTATCTATCTCTGATTTAGCAATAATAGAAATATTTTTTTCCTTTCCCAAATAAATTTTATCTCCTATTTTAAGAGTTTCATAATTTTCAGAAGAGGGTTTATACATTTTAGTAGTAGTTGTAATTAGGACTTTTCCAAATTGAGCTAATTTTTTAGCAAG from Fusobacterium varium includes the following:
- the yqeC gene encoding putative selenium-dependent hydroxylase accessory protein YqeC is translated as MSYKNFNINKKDIIAITGAGGKTSLIFFLAKKLAQFGKVLITTTTKMYKPSSENYETLKIGDKIYLGKEKNISIIAKSEIDKKITSLSYEEIEKLKDRFDYILIEADGAKEKSLKFWNDTEPCIPNFVTKVIGVINCEIFNQYFSESNVHRFNLVPETLLDFINKKIDVDFLSRYILSADYFKDTPSYAEKFIFFNGIDGENQLDKLDNSLKTISKILKEKDFPNIILGSIKNSEFYPYQKVDAVIMASGFSKRMGFNKLKLEYNNISLLENCLKKLSAIPFNEVLVCGREEWIKSLSKKYNFKYLDNLTAHLGQSESIKLGIKNSNGKGITFFTADQPLLSEKTILILYYNFLKTNLITIPIVNNNRFSPVFFPENKKSELLELKGDTGGKIVIKSTPFINLISFSSEKEFFDIDTEEDYYNIKS